aaacttatgacAGTAACAGATGTGGGAGGTTTTATTTAGAACACTGATTCAATCAAATTGTGCCGATAACGGTTATTAAATATGGGGTTCACAAAattgtactattttttataaaatttgaatttgaaataagaaaaatgatggGTGgggacattttttttctttttggactaaaccttatatatatatatatatatatatatttgatgaacagaataaaccttatatatatatatatatatataaatttgtgtaTAGATATATTGCAAGctgttcaaagttcaaactaataaatttggttggacaaaatttaaatacatcaTAGGTACCccgtttaaaatttaaacacctGTCTAATTAGAAAACTTAGCTAAAGGGTACTTTAAGACCgtctcttttcttcctttttttttaattctctttttcttgttctttttcctttctttttttcacctTCTCTTTCAGATCTCTCATTCATTCTTTTGAAAAAGCGAgaaaagttttgttaaaaagaaaaaagtgagagaaGCAAAAAGCTTTGAACAATCAAAGGCTTTGCACAATTTCACGCTGCTGTGTTTGAAGTAAGGGGAACCAAAGGATTTTAGGTGCATGAGGACGAGTTTAACCCCAAGGGGTGTGGCACATTGGTCAGGCGTACTCTGGGATGAGCCGTGAAACCTGAATGTCTTGGGTTTGAGCAGCCATGTGTGCATTCACTCCCTTGGGGCCATTGGACTAGGGAAATTTATAACTTGTTTGGATGGATAGAGAGTAGAGAGGAGTAGAGTAAACAGAGGGAGAGTAAGTTAAATTACcttatttgaatattttttaagggTGAAGGAGGAGGGGTTTAGAGGGATTTAGAAGGGTTCTAACTTCTTCTAACTAAgggtggcaaaattggacatGACTCGTGAACTCGACATGACACGACATGAAATTAGTAAGTTATGGGTTGAGACTTAATGAGTTCGTGTCATATTCGGGTTGACATgactaacccgtttaataaatgggttgggttagtgtTCAACATATAGAACTCGTTTAACCCGTTTGACTTgtttaattaaataacattttactAATATGCCATTCAAActctaggtatataaacttattagttgttgtggtttattttctttaacatattgtgattaattGTTTGTGATATTAGGATatactttaattttaaatgattatttgtgatgcaatTACTCATTAgttatgaattttatattaaaaatatttatttgtttgttttttcatattttttttcttcattttgataaaatctgataaacaGGTTGACATGactgacctgtttaataaatgggtcgtGTTAGGGTTGATGAATCTTGactcatttaataaacatgttggGTTAGTGTTAACCTATATAGTCGAATATTCATGAGTTGACATGAACGAACCCGACATGTGAACAcaaattgccacccctacttctaatccctcatttttaattcacAAAATTTGAGAGATTTGAAGGGAGAGTAGAGTATAGAAATGCTTGACCAAATGCATTATCAAATTTACCCTaaccatattaacaaaattacaagcTATGAAAATGCTAATTATTTCTCTCccccttaattttaaaaacatccaaataaggtggagATAGCCATTTCCCCCTACTTTCCTTTTTctccaaacttccaaacatagcatTAATTGCCTCTTAACATACCCGAGGTGCATTTGCAGGAAACACCTTGTCGCTTGTGCACCCCAAGATTAGTCAAGGCTCTACTTTGGACACCTAGTGccaatcaaaaaaagaatacaagTTTGAACGGCGCCGGAGAAGTGCCGACAACGGCAAATCAAAGATGCTGTAGAAGTGTAAAAAATGACAGATCAAGATCTCCAGTTCAAGAGCAAAGAGTTTGTCTcagattcattttttttcaccttCTCTTTCAAAATCCTCTATTGTGCTTCTtgtgattttctaaaaataaaataaaataaaagaagaagacgaaATTGAAAAGAGAATAAGATAATGAAATCGGAGAGGAACTCCTCTATCGTTGGCGGTAGAAGTGGGGCCGTGGAATCTAAGGATGAGAAGAATCAAAGAGATAATATGAATTACTcgttggaagaaaaaaaataagctgTTAACGCCATTAGTTGAGTTTTTAAGTTAGATTGGTGTCTAAATTTTAAACGGGGTATCTAAAGAATAGTACCTAAGTTGTGTCCAATTTGTTTCTATTGCtttcctcattttctcttcATGCTCTCAAATGTCccatattactatttttaacaACATACACCACAAAAATAGAGCTACATTGATGATgcaattgttaaatttttaagCAATTGAAATACAGTGATTTGCCATTTATGGTCTATTGTAGcacaaaagttataaaaaataatatttttatatttattacttttgttttttcaattaaaataacttctctctctctctctctcttagggGTGTGTAGAAAACCCGTCAACCCGactcgggttgggtcggtttttagggcttggtaagttgggttgggttacaaaattttttttaataacaggTCAGGTtaggtttgggtcataaaattacaaacccaccaaacccgacccgacccacccatattttaatatatgtttaaaatatattatatatttaataaattaaaaaaaaaaccagttgTAGAGCACTTCCTCAGTTCCtactatcatatataatataaaatcatattagttcttttaatatatatttaaatatattatataattaataaaaaaattaaaaattttagatatattttgtttataactgagttaggaactcatatatattttgtttataagtgAATTAGGATACtaattcatttatattttgtttatcaactcagttggatacttaaacatattttgtttacaactaagttggaatattagtttatatattaatgtatattttgtttatcaactcaggtGGCAAGTGTGATATATTTtctgctcaatttaataataatagtaataaaaaaattgtccaacccatgggttcaacccaacccgacccgagggttgggttggacttatgtgataggttgggttggattgatttttttttgacccaccatggtgggttgggtcaaaaaatcccctcaacccgacccaacctgaCCCATGTACAcccctcttctctctttctctctttctgttttcttatttcttcacattgactctctctctttcttcctctctccaaccttctctctctcactttagtTCGTGGTTTCGGTTTGGTTTATGGTCCGATTTTCGGTTTTGCTTCTTTGTCCAATAGTATATTTGGTAATCTGATGGTGGAGCTTCAGTGGTCCGATCTATTATCGAATAGGATTTTTGTTGGTTCTTTGTGGGTCTTTTTTTAGCTGGTGGTGGTTATGCGAtagtgggtttggttttgtgaTTTGGTTTTAGGTTTATGATTTGGTTGTGATTTTGGTGATTGGGGGTTACGGTTATGGGTGGTGGTAACTATGACAGTGGTTGTTATGGCTATGGCGGTGGTTGAGTGGGTTTCATGGCTAGTGGGTTATGGTGgctcggtttttttttttttttttttttgtggtggtggatgtgggtttgttggGTTGAGAAGGAAGAGGTGTGAGTGTGAGTTTGttggtggagagagagagaataaataataaagaaagaatatttaaaagaagtggtaaaagaaaatagaatatttgatatttaatgtattgtaaaatgacgatattaaaatagataaagtagctttttaaattgcaaaaaactaaaacttttaGTATCATCATAGTAAACACTCTAAGatacacaacttttttttttaagaataatttaatGATACAATGGGAGAGAGATTTTGAATCTGAATTCCATCTCTTCAATGGAAATGTCAAAATGTGCCAATCATTTGAGCAACGATACTCTTAATGAAGATGCACTACTTTTCAATTAAAAGTTTTAATGCTATAAGATCCACAGTAACAATATTTGAACTTAAAATATCTTGCACCCTAGTGATAATCATGACAAATCCTATTTATCAATCCATTTCCAATTGCTAATCACAAATATAAAAGATCCATTGTGCCCCCCACGACTCTTTCTCAATCTCTTCACTACATTTTCCTGCGAATATGCCCATTTAGCCTTAGCCGGTCATGCTACGTATATGAACAATTCAACCGGTCGTACTAGTAGATTTTTCGTTTTTCCAAGCAttcttgtttctgttttttctgttttttttattttattttattttttattattattttttaaaattctcaaatAGTTGGATGTTTTTGAAACAGAATTTCTGCAACATTGCTTGGCAGACCAGTCGCGACGCCACCTATAGCGTAATAATGGCTTGACCAGAATCCTTTGATTCAAAAATCACAGCGTGACTTTAATATGCAATCCTTTTATTCCTTTAGGCTTTGTCATCATTCCCAATCCCACCCATTAATTCCTCTATCAACAATATATTAACTCTCTCTCATCTCATGTAGCATCAAAActatttttgaaaccaaaatttgTTGCGTAGATAATCAATCCACAATCGATGGATCACCACTAACTTTTCATTGAATATTTACAAACTCACAATATGCCAAACAAAGCAAGCACATATTACATATTTGATTTTCTAGACTAactcaaaacctttttttttttttttgagaaaactaaCTCAAAacttaaatcataaaaatgtACATTTGTGAGCGTGTAAAAAATGATTGGATtcactcccaaaaaaaaaaaataataataaaaaactaatttacaTCAATGAACATGATCACTAGTACACAAAAAAAGTGTACACTCTTCACAAGGATTTGCGTCGAATGCGATGTATTTGTGAAGTAGTTTCCAGAGACCCAGAAAAGGTTTTCTTATAATCTTTCATATTCTCATTCTCCCTCTTGTAATTCTCGCTGAATCTTCTTACATAATTCTTCTTCGTTGGTGCTGGATTTTTTGTACTTGAGCTGTCTTTTAAGATAGGGAATACATACCAAAAGATTGAGGTGCATATTACAGCAAAAGGTCGACCATACACAGCTAATGACAACAAGATCAAGATTATAATCACTGGCAAATAATAAGATGGTCGCTTCCATTTATCCAACTTCACGTTCCATGAAAAGctcttcttcttgttctctgttttttcatttgataattCCAATTTTGGTTGCTCTTCTTCTTTCGAAGCAACTGGGGCCTCAACAATCTCATCCACAGCTTTTGAATTGGTCTGTGTGACGCTTACATGTTTGTTGTCTTTGCCTCCCTTACGGACCTTATTCAACTTCACCACAATTGGAACACAATCATTTGAGTTGGAGTAGACAAAGCGCACAAGAGAGATACCTTCAGCACCCATTTGTGTGTAAATCTTCTGTCTTTTCTCATCGAGATCAGTTAAAAGTTCAGAGAACTTATCAAGCCCACGTGTGGCATAGGGGTTCTTGCTACcctttcttgatttctttgtcGGTAATGAAGCAgatatgttattttctttttcttcttcttcgtgAGGGAAAGAGCAGCTGCCACAGAGAAAGATACTATACATATCTGAAACCGGAGGAGGAGGAGTTTTGAGGAGTTTGGGGCTGATTTTAGGTGATTGATAGAGAGAAAAACAGGGGGCTCGCAGGTACTTAATGAAGGCCATGCCTTGTGGACCAGATCCAATCAATCTTTAGTCAAATTGTGAAATTGTCAAGTTTGAAAACTACTCCATAGAAACTTCCCCTCATGGATCTAGCTATTGTTTGACTTCTTGGAGAGGAAGCTTAGGCAAGttccccattttttttattttttttttcaaaaactactGGTACGTACAGGGAAAGatgtgtttttgaaaagaaatgagAGGTTAAATATACATGACTTGGACAAGGAGGCATTGAATAGTTCAATTTTAGACGGTAATAATGTAATACCAATGATTATTTATtcctttgataaaaaaaaaaaaaaaatcattattaaatCACAAAACCGAACTCCCTTCTAGAAGGAGCTCTCAATCAATTGTTAGTTGACGAAACCGCAAGCGTTAGTTGGCTATGTGAACCTATGGAATTTCAGGAATCTATAAAACGAGGAATATTATtcgtcacaatatttttacagcactttcacaacaaattttaagtgataagttgttattgactGTTGTGGATGATTTAAGTtctaaattattcaaattataactaataacaacttactacctatgatttattataaaaacgTTGTGAAAATATTCCGGACTTAGTATTTATTTGAAAGTGAAAATCAAAATGTAAATGAGCAAAAACATCGACCTCATAAATGGATCTTTCTTAACCTTATCTCATTGTTATCATTCAACCCAGTACATTTTTCAAAGATGCTAACATCACGATTGATCCTGGCCATTTTAAATTGTAGTGAAGGACTAACAATAGGCGCTGATgatattgttaaatattataaGAAATGTTAACTGATTAataatatgatttgttgtgaaatattGTGTATATCAAGGGTAAAGTCAGAAATTTTAGTTTGGGGGGCCAAGTTGTGATACTAATAAATTAGTTAagtctcacacacacatatatacacaaattaatttactaagagaatttatcatcttttaaatttaatgaGTATATAGAAGTCATGTATTCTTATATTAGACatgtacaaaaatatatagtaaaaaaataacgTTGTATCGCCTATAAAAAATATGCTTGATGATGATCtttcatataataaaattcatCTTTTAGCATCTccataatgaaattttgaagattttcatttttaatataaattactAAATTGTCTACCAAAGTGAATAACAAAATTTCAATGGAACCAATGAAATATTCAAGTTCaagaataattcaaaaatataacaCGTACTAGAGCataatttacaataaaaaatgaaagtgagaaaaaatgtATCTTGTCTCTATAACTACTAGACCAactggattaaaaaaaaaaaaattatttaaagcatgtaacaaattaaaccatatagtttaaaagtaacaaattaaattcttagGTTTCAAGAAGTAcgtaacaaattaaaccctcAACTTATATTAAATCTCAAACATAATAGGTtgaagtttaatttgttattttctgaCATATCAACGTTTTAAGAAAAGAACACAATGTGGAGTTCAATAttgaattaatataataaaatataaattatacatacTATCAGTGGTGGCTCCAACAATTTTTTCTAGGGGGGTCAGTAGTGGTGAAGTTAGGAATTTTTCATGAGGacgattaaaaaataaaattgttaatttttttatatacaacttccatattatatataataatatagaataaatacaatttagtatacaatacaactatattgtataatagtctaaaaaatttattaatagttAAAAGATTAATAAAACAACAACCATTAAATgcataataacttattatatttatatgtaatattaattaaataaaaatagtatatgataaagaagaataataacAAACCTAGGAGTAGGACTAGGAGTAAatgtgaaactaagaaaaaaaaaactgatataaatttttgcttttgaattgTATGACTTTTTAACCATACACGTGATCACTCTCTAGAAgggagaaagaaagatagagagaatgaggaattaatcataaatataaatatagaaatGTTGGTTGGAACAATagtgtaattttttgttgatgaagaagaaaagtgtagggaaaaacaactttattttgCTGTCAACAGAAAAGTAAGCCAAAGTCCCAAATAGaaggtttatttattatttattttttttaatgaatgagcaaaaatttgaaacaattttttctttattataaaattaaatattttaatagtagtTCTGTTGACTAAACACttacacaaaaatttcacaacaaaatataGGTGACAAGTTGTTAAAGATAGGTAAAAATAAGTGATATATTAGTAAAAATCAGaaggtaaaaaagtgatgttagttgtgggtcaaaataaaaactagttacAACTTGTTACTTAAACCTCTATTATGaagttattgtgaaaatattgtgaaagtagTGATCATATTCAAGTTTATTTTAGCttgatttaaacaaaatttagaatGAGGgtgtttaaatatatttttaggggacaattatatatatatatatatatatgctagcACTGAACCCACTGACCAACATGTAATGTCGCCCCCGCATACTattaaggtttaaaaaaaaattgggggggccatggcccccacCCTTATGTGTGGCTCTGCCATTGGACTGGATATAGTATTTCTTGGGAAGAAAAATGCTCTAACGGCATCCGTTAACAAGCTCAAAcaaaatatcactttttttttagagaaggGAATATCCCTTATCTAGTTATTTATTCTTGCATAATTCTATCTATGACATCAATGCTTACACAAATTTTGCATTGACTTTACGAGAAAAGATTGCTTAGGACATAagattttaatagaaaattttgaagaattttaattttgttttcactatATATACATTGATTCATCGCATGATAAATTAATGATTAATCATACGATGGACCACTATGATGTCAGGGATATAGCATTACACTAGAAAAGCCGCCAAGTTTGTCTTAgctatttttaataaagaatttATTCCTAGGAAATGATGCACACACTTCATAACATGTGTATTCTCTGAAATTTATGTAATAAGcacattcttatattttgaatataacaGTGGAATCGTTCCGAAAAACTAGATATGAGCATGTTTGTttaagttcatatatatatatatatatagataggtAAAAGACgatttattaaacaaattaaggAGGTACAAAAGGTTCAGGATAAAGCTTGTTAGACTACATGCCATTTAGGTCATTCTCAAAAACATTAATAACATCTATAGGCGGACTTTAAAAGAAGTAAATTCTAAATCCTGGCTAGAGCTCATCCTTGCAAAGCTATCAGCACACTAGTTTGCTTGCCTATAGTAGTGATTAAACTAAATCCAGTGAAAGCGGGAAGCCAGCAACCTACAATCATCCAAAATAGGGAAAATGACATTATTCACAGTCAGATTTGCCTAAAACATCCATAATAGCTTTGGCATCTAGCTTGACTACTAGAGATGAAATATTTAAATTGCAGCACATCATTACTAAGCCCCCATAGCTCCACCACAAAATTGCTTGTTAGCCCAATGCGCCTGGTAAATCCTACCACCCATTTGCCACGATTATCTCTCATTACACCCCACATCCAGCTACACCCGGATTACCAATAGACGACCCATTTGTGTTAAGTTTCATCCAACCCTCAGGAGGACGCTCCCTGCAGATTCTTTTAACTTTCTTGTAGATTGGCATTCTTGGAGAAGATACACAGTGCATATATTCCATCACTTGATTCACTATCTCAGCAGCCAACTTCAGGTTTTGGTTTTTCCTTCTAAACACTGTTTGGTTTTTGCTTTTCCAGATAAGCCACACTGCAAATGGGAAAAGGATCCTCCACGAAGGATTTATAGGATTAAGCCTACAGTTCAGCATTCCATTTAAGTTAATCCAATCCTGTAGATTGCTCACCTAAAAGGCCCGATTCGACATTTTCATCCCCAGTTGGGTCCACACAAACAATCCTCGGGCAATCCCAAAGAGCATGGAGAATGGACTCCGGCTCCCCTTGGCAGATGGGACAACTCTTCTCGTCCACAACTCCTTTCCTTGCAAGACAGTTCTTTACCGTGATACTATTATGTGCACACATCCACAAAAATGTTTTAATTCAAGGAAGAGTGTCAACTTTCCAAATCCAGCTTGCAATGAAAGGAATACTAGAATCAAGACCTAAAACAATCCTATATGCACTTTTTTACAAGTCTACGCTACTTGTAAAATATGAAGATCTTTGTAAGGTCACGGTTtacagcccaagcccaagatgtatgagATTTTGGCCCAATGAGcacagtacaataaatttgtaaagagtgggttaAAGAACTGGGCcctaatgagttggacaacggcTAGCACTGAATTAAATgtcaatcaaacacaaataagaggtTCTGATATCAATGAACTTTCAGTCCAAGGAGGTCACACTTTTATAAATTGATCACAATTGGATACAAAAACAATTAAGATTACTACATTgttctctctccatttttccattccttttctcagagagggtctctcacattatattgCTCCCTTTGGACCATTTTAATCCtatacttgttgatcatccgaacccttacttgagtacctgtcacATCCAACACCCTATTTGGCTTTTTATGAGTTGTAGTGGCCAAGA
The sequence above is drawn from the Quercus lobata isolate SW786 chromosome 12, ValleyOak3.0 Primary Assembly, whole genome shotgun sequence genome and encodes:
- the LOC115972076 gene encoding uncharacterized protein LOC115972076, giving the protein MAFIKYLRAPCFSLYQSPKISPKLLKTPPPPVSDMYSIFLCGSCSFPHEEEEKENNISASLPTKKSRKGSKNPYATRGLDKFSELLTDLDEKRQKIYTQMGAEGISLVRFVYSNSNDCVPIVVKLNKVRKGGKDNKHVSVTQTNSKAVDEIVEAPVASKEEEQPKLELSNEKTENKKKSFSWNVKLDKWKRPSYYLPVIIILILLSLAVYGRPFAVICTSIFWYVFPILKDSSSTKNPAPTKKNYVRRFSENYKRENENMKDYKKTFSGSLETTSQIHRIRRKSL